From the Streptococcus oralis ATCC 35037 genome, one window contains:
- the rplN gene encoding 50S ribosomal protein L14 encodes MIQTETRLKVADNSGAREILTIKVLGGSGRKFANIGDVIVASVKQATPGGAVKKGDVVKAVIVRTKSGARRADGSYIKFDENAAVIIREDKTPRGTRIFGPVARELREGGFMKIVSLAPEVL; translated from the coding sequence ACAGAAACTCGTTTGAAAGTCGCAGACAACAGCGGTGCGCGCGAAATCTTGACTATCAAAGTTCTTGGTGGTTCAGGACGTAAATTTGCAAACATCGGTGATGTTATCGTGGCATCTGTAAAACAAGCTACTCCTGGTGGTGCGGTTAAAAAAGGTGACGTTGTAAAAGCTGTTATCGTTCGTACTAAATCAGGTGCTCGTCGTGCTGATGGTTCATACATCAAATTTGACGAAAACGCAGCAGTTATCATCCGTGAAGACAAAACTCCTCGCGGAACACGTATCTTTGGCCCAGTTGCACGTGAATTGCGTGAAGGTGGCTTCATGAAGATCGTGTCACTTGCTCCAGAAGTACTTTAA